The genomic region TGTGCTATAGcaactttcatttcattcacACTTTTAACAACTGCACTATCAACTTGTACTATTGCATTACCACTATCTTTCTTTTCAGTCACACCTTTCATACTTTCTGCACCAACCGTTTGTGCCATATCATCTTTCATTTCATTCACACTTTTAACAACTGCACTATCAACTTGTACTATTGCATTACCACTATCTTTCTTTTCAGTCACACCTTTCATACTTTCTGCACCAACCGTTTGTGCCATAGCATCTTTCAATTCATTCACACTTTTAACACCTGCACTATCAACTTGTACTATTGCATTACCACTATCTTTCTTTTCAGTCACACCTTTCCTTGCCGTAGCACTATCTTCAGTCCCACTCACACCTATCCTATCTCCCTCTATCTCCACATCGTCCGTTCCTCACCTGTCCAGCACGTGTCGCTCGAAGACGTGCAGTAGCTCGAAGCAGACTTCAGCCAGGATGAGGGCGATGACCATCCACTCCAGGCGGACGTGGTGCCGGTCCGCGGCCCAGGACGAGAGGAGCTCCAGGAGCTCCACGCAGTGGGATAGCCGCTCGTTTAAAACCTGGGAAGATTATAATTGAAGGTTAGGGCGTGGATTATACgcggattattattattattattctctttatttatctttcgtcttaagttagggattattattattagtaaatatattaaaaacgggtcactcacgtattttaagtcgaaaaacgctcgacatgtttcacttcgtaccgagaagtgtcatcaggagcttgcgtttacggtgacggaccggatatttactatgtctttgtgtcacggaagttttgttattaaaattattattattatttattttatttaataaaatacagagttactcttaaatatagtcatagccccgcaaaactcaacaatgagtttgactgtggggtcaTCAGTCTCTACGGTATTATTATTCTAAGATTACATATTTGACGGTTATGAATTCACCCTTATAGATATGGAGCTAAGATCTAACCGTTTAACTACTTTAACTGATAGCCTTAAAGTCATATATATAAGGGTAAATTTGTAACTGTCAAATGTGCGATCTTAGAATAATAACACTGTAGTTAGACGTTCCTTTagtaaggggctattcataaattacgtcatttcaaattaggggggggtttggacatcggatgatggaaGCAAGACGtcggaggaaacggggtcattcgcagcatgatttttggatgattttagggggggggggtcaaaaatcgtcaaaaatagatgacgtaatttatggacagcccctaaagctttggattcctccgaaaacggtgccgtcatatgacggccgtcttatagcggccgcaaaagacggccgtctttacggtggcgacatgtggaaagtaccacggcgtcataacacaccgtcatccaccaaggtcaaagcggcaaatttgaaaaacgtaggcgcgatgggataacgtcccatagaaaatttgaatttcgcgccttttcctactgacaagatttgcttgatcatctataatttacttggaggatgaaatatcatcagaagaggaaaataatcgtagtacggaatcatttattcaaatcttgtgtcatttattcaaaatggcgtcaccgctatctaataaaacgttcacgaaactatcgacaccgtcatgacggccgtcatcttacgttacgttgacagtcaacgtaacgtaacgctgtctaggaaaccgcgccatcttgtttacatagacaacgttctagtgacgtcattcaacgctatatagcggccgtcatattacggcaccgttttcggaggaatccaaagcttaagtcaTCCATTTTGGTTTTGGAAAATGCTTACCGTTTTCGCATGCCTAATATCTTTACAGAGTATCCCTATCTCAAAACGTTGCGTTTACGAAATTacggtattattaaaaaattgcGAATGGGACAAAGGTACCAAATTTTCCGAATGCCAGGCATTGTTGAAAGGTAGTTTTGCGGCATtcaaacaagtgcgagtcggactcgcgcacggagggttccgcaccatagagcaaaacaagcaaaaaaacggtcacccatccaagtactgaccccgcccgacgttgcttaacttcggtcaaaaatcacgtttgttgtatgggagccccacttaaatctttattttattctgtttttagtatttgttgttatagcggcaacagaaatacatcatctgtcatcaactgtctagctatcacggttcgtgagatacagcctggtgacagacggacggacggacggacagcggagtcttagtaatagggtcccgtttttacccttagggtacggaaccctaaaaagttttaatatgtatggagtgagcactctatgtcttCTGAATTCTCTTTGGTTTAGTATAGTTACCCTAGTCCTCCTGGGTATGGTGAAGTAGGCTACGGTGTTCGAGTACAGCCTCTCAAGCCTCTCCTCCTCCCAGTAGACATCAGGAGTGTCCAGGAGGTCGGACTCCACGTTGATCCGGTGCCGCAGGGAAAACAACTCGCCTAGCTTGCGGACCACCTGGAAATAAGATACATGATCTAATTCAATGTTCCCCGTTTAATGTTGTAAGTCCTTAGTTTcctgcacagacaagacatcctctagactgagcatagtaacgctaccccctctgccacttatacggtagttttactccatcttcgagtcaatcccgtgccgtgattggtccgtgtctttgaacagaccaatcacggcacgggattcgctcacctcgtccccccgcacccccgtatttttggcagcatcggtttcatgaaataattgctctacactcagtctagaggattcctagtctatgagttTCCTGCTACCGAATTaagaataacaataacaatgatTTATTGCAGTACTGTGTACATTTGTAGATGGTAATCATGGTACAATTTGTTTCAACAGTTACCTGAAAGAGATCAGttttctggaagagatcgcttcttagcgataaaaccgcctgttgttacctagcttTTAACTGCTATTTcattttctgtgtatttttaactGGATACTGACAGTatggaaaaaaatatggttgatatacccaaattgtgtcaaaatattttcagaaatgttaatatccagagaggaaaatggggacttcgGGCGGTTTCGGGGCGGTCATAAGCGCTAATACCTCCTTTTTGTCGAGATGTGTGGTGCCGTCTTCCTCCATGGTCCTCGTGTGGGCCCTCGCGGCGGCCGCCAGGGCTTCCAGCCGCGCCTCCCACGCTCCCAGGCGAGCTGATTGCGCCATCGCGTGACTGACGAAACAATCactaaatttatttcatttttagggttccgtagccaaatggcaaaaaacggaacccttatagattctgtctgtctgtctgtctgtccgtctgtccgtctgtctgtccgtccgtatgtcacagccacttttctccgaaactataagaactatactgttgaaacttggtaagtagatgtattctgtgaaccgcattaagattttcacacaaaaatagaaaaaaaacaataaatttttggggttccccatactttgaactgaaactcaaaaattttttcatcaaacccatacgtgtggggtatctatggataggtcttcaaaaatgatattgaggtttctaatatcatttttttctaaactgaatagtttgcgcgagagacacttccaaagtggtaaaatgtgtcctccCCCCCCccagtaacttctaaaataagagaatgataaaactaaaaaaaaaatatgatgtacattaccatgtaaacatcCACCGAAAaatggtttgaacgagatctagtaagtagttttttttttatacgtcataaatcgcctaaatacggaacccttcatgggcgagtccgactcgcacttggccgctttttttatcccTTTGAATGCCACGCCTGTCGTGCGCGGCGCGTGTTTGTGAACACCGTTTGATTGCACTAAAGGTTGATTTTGGGATTATAggatactagcttttgcccgcgacttcgtctgcgtggaattagtgacagcagctttatcgatattaaactttcgtgtgaCATTTTAAACtgcccgaagggcccgaaacatgttgccaatagcgactaaaaattcaagtgagtgaaagcgttgtcgtctaaacagtttacatctaatttagaaCAGAATTCTACCTGGTTGTGTGTAtttctgtaaatgttttatagAGGTTGTGCAATACAGAGGATTTGTGTTGTATTATTTTTGCAGTAAATGTCTTACCTGAATGTATATTTTTCTAAAGAGTTATCTCTATTGGGCGCCATTACGAAATACGAGTCCTGCAAATTGCACTTCTTtctgaaaatacaaaaaagaaACAATTAGTATTCAGTGTAACATAGATGAGTATAGAaacagaaaatattaaaatgtattcaGTTAGGTAtatggggctgttcataaattacggcatctatttttggcgatttttgaccccccccccccctaaaatcatccaaaaatcatgcttcgaatgaccgtttcttcctacgtcatgctaccatcatccgatgtcccccccaatttgaaatgacgtaatttatgaatagcccctatcaATGTTGACTacactaaaataaaagaaagattttttttttacttaaaacaaAGACAATTTGAAATGGAAGCAGATTGTCAAAGTATGTATCCACATTagatttactgccatctttcgacagaagattaaaactgtttgaacgctatttgactttgatccttattctttcactgataaatACACTCTATTATCTTTGGTTAAAGTATGTTGTTCCAATACATCGTCACTGCTAAGTTGGTGCAAAATTGGCACACAtcttttaagtttttaattttgtcaCATAATTCAAATATTTAGAGTCAACTTACGCATTGGGCTGGTACACGTATGTCATGATCTCTTTCTCTCTTTCCACCACATCTAGAGGGTAGCTCTCAACTTCATATctgaaataacataaacaagaTTAACACATTCACAACGTTTTTGTAGCGCTACACTCTTAGCCGATCACAGTGTTTTCCCGGTTTATAGAGGAAAGTGACTACAAACAGAACCCACCGAAGTGGGTTTCCGGCACTCAATGTGTTTAAGCAAGTAAACtgaatttattgaaattgagacACAAATAATTAGAACATCTGGacttaaaaaacaatttttaccAATGCTGAAACGAAGACCTTCACTGAAGCTCAATCAAATATATCATATAGAAATAAACCAAACAAAGACTGACCCATAacagaccccaatggaaagagctagaggcctttgccaagcggcacaccGAGTTAAGAGACATACCCTAACTCAGAATAAAAGGGCTTAATATATAGATAGAAACAAACCTCCTAACAAAGTCCAGTACATTGCTGGCTTCCAGCTGCGTGCAGTTCCAGAAGACGACAGCGCCCTCTTTGAAGAAGATGATTTCCCGTGGCTCCGAGCCTACAGTGTACACCGCATTTGCTATCACCACATCATCGTCAATCTCTTGAGTTTTTAATCTGAAATCACAGATTAattcaaatacatatttaacaTATGAAACAGTTAAGGATGTTCTTAATAATGATAGTttataggggctgttcataaattacgtcatctatttttgtcgATTAtggccccccccccccctaaaagcATCCAAaaatgcttcgaatgacccgttacctcctacgtcatgctaccatcgtccgatgtccagacccccccccccctaatttgaaatgacgtaagttatgaatagccccataacatctattttttttatattaataattgttatttataaatagtctgacttgtatttttttttaatattataggacattattacacaaattgactaagccccacggtaagctcaagaaagcttgtgttgtgggtactcagacaacgatatatataatatacaaatacttaaatacatagaaaacaaccatgactcaggaacaaatatctgtgctcatcacacgaataaatgcccttactgggattcgaacccaggaccgcggtttcacaggcagggtcactacccactagaccAGACCGGACATCGAAATTTATATTGTATTTCGTCGTCGAAGTATTATACTGTATAACAGCTGGATTTACTATGTACAGGACTTagatacaacaaaataaatgaaatgaaattaaatgaacaATTCGTGATCACGCAAATAGGTCTCCCATACAAATTTAGTTTGGGAGCCAACTGCTTACTTGCTTTCTGTGTGTTCTGTAATTTAAAACACATTTAATATCTATCTATAATTAATTACTTGTTTTATGGCCACTAGCCAGTTTATATTTGAACTACTTACACAGATATAATTTATGATTACAAATGTTTTAAAACAATGGGTGATAAAAATCTATAAAGTAGTATAATGAGCCAGAAATCCTAAACACATAatgaattaaataggtaagttGGCACAGAAATGTAGTGTGCACACAGCAACAGTAAAAATGGTAATATTGTATAGAGATTGCCACACTATGTGCATGTAATTTAGCAAAAATTGTAGGTAAGAAAATACATTGTCTATAATTGAGCAAAACTACCAAAAGTACTATTAAATTCTACTTAAAGCATGTGACAAGATATGATGATGAAATACATGATAAATCtttgaaattaaacaaaatatgctTACGTTCCAGGTTCATACAGCTTCTGCTCAAGCAGAGCTTCCTTTAGACCCTTCAGGTCATAGGCATTCGCAGTCGCGTACGCCAAAGTCAAATAATGCCCCTCTTTCTTACTAACATCCTCCAACACTGCCTTCTTGTATATCGTCTTCTTTTTAACCGGACTAGTCGCGTTTTCCAAAGCTATCACCGGCTGTATAGAATCTAAACTGTAGCCTCTGACTCCTAGTTGACGGGATAGAGAAAATAAACCGCCTTGGCAAAGAGAATTCTGGTGTTTCAACGATGTTAAATCCGCTAGTGTTTTTAGCGAAATGTTCATTGTAAAGGCGCTCCGCGTCGGAATTAATATAATTCTCGACAAAAACACAGACATCCTGATGTTTCTTCACATTTACGGGTAATGTAACTTAATATGAATTAAGATTCAAGATATTATTACATAAAATGTATGGTTATCTGCTTATTTGAAGTTTATGAAGTTTTTTGACATTGGGGCCATTGTTGCCAGCGTTGCCAGTGTATAAAATGACTAAATAAGGCCATTCATGATGCGACCAACCTTgagctatagtttgtcaaaggactgtctcattttaaacatagacacAGAATCACCCAAAGAAAgcgatgagtatagttttcctggttcttactgactgataaattggtttgaccaaataTATCAATTTTGCCGACCGCAAAGAAATTCTGATTGATATTCGATGAGGGTATCTTTGCTacaaaaatgttacaaaaaaaacatataataaagtgaaaacaatatttattcctCTTACATGATTTACAAACAACATGGCATAACTTATCAGTCTATTAACACATCACCGTCTTCAGCAGTAAATAATATTCGTAATTTCCTAGCAAACTCCGGCCCTACACGACGACTTTTAGATCCAGGGACTCCCGTTCTTGCAACTCCTATATCAGCCAAATCATTTACTCCATTCGGAAGTTGCAGCGCCTGTAACAACCAAAACAATTCAAAAACTACCATTTCTACTACTGACATAAGCAATGGCAACactggagtttttttttaaatgaactgAAATAGAAAAGGAAATGGAACTAGAATAGCTTGTTGACAAACAGCCAAAAATAAATAGTACCTGATAAAGGGCAAGAGGCGATTTGTATTGCCCGCAGACAGATCTAGAAGTTTCTAAACTGGAACCAGGAAGCACAGCAATCATTTGTTGCCATAATCTACTCGCCCCATTCCctgtaacaaaacaaaacactatAGGTTAGTTTAGCTAGGTACAGAAATTTTTGTACCTAGTCGCTCCCAACTCAAcaaggtgtcacatgcgcgttgtcatttctttaattaattatgatttttctatatattttataaagccAAAATTATGGGGTCCTacatttaaaatgaataaaaatttTTGACTTATTCATTAAAAACTTACCATCTTTATCAACAGGAACGCATTTCTTGTTGTCTCCTCTCATATAGAACTCGGCTTGTTCATCGAAGCCTCGCTTTATTTTCCTGAATAACAAAACAAGTGTTTAATAAGAgagtattattttttaacccGTCCCAAAATTAAAGATgtaacagacgggcgtaccggaccgcgacctaGGTCTGGTCCGAGGCCAGTTCGATTGAGTGTAAGGTGACCCCCCGTTAGCCGATAAGGACGcgataagtgagagcgagatagACATATGCTGACCGGACCAAggtccggtacgcccgtctgttgcagcttcactacatagtataaaactaagtcgcttccctgtctgtctgtctgtatgtatgcttagatctttagaactacgcaacggattttgatgcgtttttagggttccgtagccaaatggcaaaaaacggaacccttatagattcgtcatgtctgtctgtctgtctgtctgtctgtctgtctgtccgtctgtccgtctgtccgtctgtctgtccgtccgtatgtcacagccacttttctccgaaactataagaactatactgttgaaacttggtaagtagatgtattctgtgaaccgcattaagattttcacacaaaaatagaaaaaaaacaataaatttttggggttctccatacttcgaactgaaactcaaaaatttttttttcatcaaacccatacgtgtggggtatatagggataggtcttcaaaaatgatattgaggttcctaatatcatttttttctaaactgaatagtttgcgcgagagacacttccaaattggtaaaatgtgtgtccccccccctgtaacttctaaaataagagaatgataaaactaaaaaaaatatatgatgtacattaccatgtaaacttccaccgaaaattggtttgaacgagatatagtaagtagtttttttttatacgtcataaatcgcctaaatacggaacccttcatgggcgagtccgactcgcacttggccgcttttttttttaaatagattgagtgattcaagaggaaagtttatgtataatttattaacccgtgcgaagccggggcgggtcgctagtttaatataaataacaaatggTTGCTTACTTATATGGTTCCTCGGCTATTGCTTTAGTGAACTGTACAATAAGTAAAGCCAGTTCGTTAGGCGTGTCAACCAACGCTGCGTCACACCCGGCGGTCACAAGCAGGTCTGAAATAGAAACACTTATTTGAATCCAAATCACCCAAAGGCACAagaaaaattaagaatttaaaTTTCTATGGTTACTGACAACCTGGGATGTTGCGAAtaaccgcatccgcatccgcataaaatcgatgcggatttaatgcggatgcggatgtggaacaggtcggtacaggaacgtcttagcatcggcgtaagtgctagactgctaggtaatttagtcattaaccaaaaaacctattaaaaatgagCATTCAAgagtgagtgggacttaatgtacggaacccttggaacgcgagtccgactcgcacttggccggttttttgaaataaaaattactaaaatgtaatatttgacgttttttattgtactatcttgacatccgcatccgcatccgcggatgtgagcctttaaaaatccgcatccgcatccgcatccgcggatgtcaaaaaatcggcatccgcaacatccctgctgacaacatgtaaaatattataaaatgaagTATTGTCTTTTTGGgtttttgtttataaattatctgtGATAAAaattatcctatgtccttcccccgGACTCAAGTCTCAAAACTATCTCCATAGCAATTATCaaatatctaaatcggttcgccggtttaagcgtgaattGGACAGAGTGACTTTTGAATTAACTATTCATATGTGTATGGCAGCCAATAATCGTGGGTTTAAactagagatgggccgaatattcggtaattattcggtattcggcataTTTATCAATGTTCGCTCTTACCCCACATGACCTTAGGCCTAagttacacttgtaagttttacttacgtaagtagggacaaagctatttgttagaatgagataatgatattcatctctcattctgtactatagctgtgtccctacttacgtaagtaaaagtGTATCTTAGGCCTTACAGCAGGATAAAGACAAGAGGCTATGCAAGAATAGGACACACAGACCGCGTGATTTTTGcatttacctatataataatataataaactttattcaGAAAACCTATACTATTACATAGTATGGAATGAAAGATTACCTGTCAAAGCCATCTCCAGCTCAATATCCGTGATCGAATCTTTATTCTGCCTCCGATTCGCCGCTTTGAAATAATCCTTAACCCCATGTACCACCAATGTCACTTCGCATGCCGCAAGTAAAGCCGCTTGCTTAATATGCGGTGATAGAGATCGGTTGCGAGCGAGTGGTGATATGTCTGCCATCGTGCTTATGTATAACGCGCGGCGACAACGTTGGCGGGCGGGCGATAGTTCTACCtacaacataaaaatatacatcaactagctacccgccccggcttcgcacgggttaacacattatacataaaccttcctcttgaaccactctatatattgaaaaaaaaaacaagcaacaacggttgcactccgggagtgccgatagaagtgaaaactcatctcgctatgttaccgacgcccggtaacacgatacatacgtttagcggaggtattctatttatttattatagttcactttatttatttctgatcttaggttaggttattttataatatggatataaaaataaaatacaaaaacacttacaaaaacaatacaaaatacatataaacacattataaaaaacctaacctagggtgccgccagcagcggggcaaggcccaagctaccggtggtcagggctgcagagagaggaaccggcggactatccgcgccgtgtccaagatcaccgccttctgcatctggcccttgatccaaccacctagcgagagtctctcaagatgttggtcgagactcttcgctattagaccgttcgctgaaacaactatcggaacaatgatcgtcgaatcaacatcccacatggcggttatctcgtgagccaagtctaggtacttgctggacttgtccttctcggctttcacgagattctcatcatgggggatggtgatgtcaacgagcacggcccggcgttgcgctcgatctattatcacaatgtcaggcttattggctacaatagtcctgtcagtgatgatagatcgatcccaatagagcgtggcacgaccattctcgagaactggcgcaggtgaatacttgtagtacggtacttcgcggtccacaaggccgtatagaagagcaagctgctggtgaataatcctggctacgagattatgtctgtgcaagtactcgccgttagcaagatgagaacaaccggaaatgatatgcctgagtgactctccgggacggcggcatgcccgacaaatgtcgaccgtaccgtccttcaggatatatttccgatagttgttcgtcatcattacttcgtccgcaattgcacaggcaaaaccctcggtttctccgaagaggtccccgaatcgtaaccagttcaccgacgcgagcaggtccacatcgggtcccgtgagggccttgtagaaccgcccgtgtagcaccttactctcccatgccgccctgcgatccgcagtacttagtaccacaggtttgcgccagttctcgtttgccaaggagagcggcgtgaggttcctgtctactgccaccacatcacgatgcatcccacactcgttgttaaggaaataattcctgagattgtacacctcgcggttgtggagatccttggcgtttaggaagcctcggcctccacatttccgtggaatgtacaatctcataactgacgagcgtgggtgtagcatgcgatgtgcggtgagcagtgatcggactctccgatccagggcatccaactcggtctgagtccaccttagtatgccaaaggagtatatgagtatatattatatattatagtatttattatatattattatcattctcaaataagatcacactttttcattgacatgtttatttacatactgccatgacaacgtcaaattatttgaacataggtaaagagtcttgaaaaggagtctgcaacataaatgtcaaataacattgagtttttctttattgatttaaatgccatctaaattatgagtggccatctaaaccttacgccc from Cydia amplana chromosome 19, ilCydAmpl1.1, whole genome shotgun sequence harbors:
- the LOC134657238 gene encoding crossover junction endonuclease EME1, which codes for MSVYVLSDDSDHSNHEDVDFMKTYEEDGKEECVDLTQEAVELDTEPYRSPYSAPYEDLPPVQLSGPVATLSSTVPVASLSSGSTSSSGTSSSGYGGSEYSSSSKRGAENKDAKSRKKADAQAKKQKLAQQRAAKAAAAEANKVYKPGECMKYMHIEMHPSLLERWYCSDVTREAGAVGATIEVIKDLCDPALVMWSRRVPRALTAANGQVELSPARQRCRRALYISTMADISPLARNRSLSPHIKQAALLAACEVTLVVHGVKDYFKAANRRQNKDSITDIELEMALTDLLVTAGCDAALVDTPNELALLIVQFTKAIAEEPYKKIKRGFDEQAEFYMRGDNKKCVPVDKDGNGASRLWQQMIAVLPGSSLETSRSVCGQYKSPLALYQALQLPNGVNDLADIGVARTGVPGSKSRRVGPEFARKLRILFTAEDGDVLID
- the LOC134657241 gene encoding required for meiotic nuclear division protein 1 homolog, with translation MSVFLSRIILIPTRSAFTMNISLKTLADLTSLKHQNSLCQGGLFSLSRQLGVRGYSLDSIQPVIALENATSPVKKKTIYKKAVLEDVSKKEGHYLTLAYATANAYDLKGLKEALLEQKLYEPGTLKTQEIDDDVVIANAVYTVGSEPREIIFFKEGAVVFWNCTQLEASNVLDFVRRYEVESYPLDVVEREKEIMTYVYQPNAKKCNLQDSYFVMAPNRDNSLEKYTFSHAMAQSARLGAWEARLEALAAAARAHTRTMEEDGTTHLDKKEVVRKLGELFSLRHRINVESDLLDTPDVYWEEERLERLYSNTVAYFTIPRRTRVLNERLSHCVELLELLSSWAADRHHVRLEWMVIALILAEVCFELLHVFERHVLDRLSKTTERRRGLSAFADESEEYMFQDLSILDT